CCGGCCCGCTACAACGGGATCAAGATGTGCCGGGCCGGGGCGAAGCCGGTCGGCCAGGACACCGGCCTGCGGGAGATCCGCGCGCTGGCCGAGCAGGACCTGCCGCCGGTGGGCCCGCCCGGCCGGGTGGAGGAGCGGGACCTGCTCCCGGCATACGCGGCCTACCTGCGGGGACTGGTCGACCTGTCCGGGATCCGGCCGCTGACCGTGGTCGTCGACGCCGGCAACGGGATGGCCGGCTACACGGCCCCGGCCGTGCTGACCGCGCCGCTGGCGGTCGTCCCGCTCTACTTCGAGCTCGACGGGACGTTCCCGAACCACGAGGCCAACCCGCTGGAGCCGGCCAACCTGCGCGACCTGCAGGCCAAGGTGGTCGAGGTCGGCGCCGACCTCGGGCTGGCCTTCGACGGCGACGCCGACCGCTGCTTCGTGGTCGACGAGCGGGGGGTCCCGGTCTCGCCGTCCGCGGTGACCGCCCTGGTCGCGGTGCGCGCGCTGGCCGACCACCCGGGCGGCACGATCATCCACAACCTGATCACCTCGCGGGCGGTGCCGGAGATCATCCGCGAGCACGGCGGTGTCCCCGTGCGGACCCGGGTCGGGCACTCGTTCATCAAGCAGCAGATGGCCGAGAACGACGCGGTGTTCGGCGGCGAGCACTCGGCCCACTACTACTTCCAGGACTTCTGGCGGGCCGACACCGGCATGCTCGCGGCGCTGCACGTGCTGGCCGCGCTCGGCACCGCCGACGTCCCGCTCTCCACCCTGGCCTCGGCGTACGAGCGGTACGTGGCCTCCGGGGAGATCAACTCGACCGTCACCGACGCGCCCGGGCGGACCGCCGCGGTCGAGGAGGCGTACGGGAAGCGGGACGGGGTATCGGTCGACCACCTCGACGGGCTGACCGTCTCGCTGCCCGACGGCAGCTGGTTCAACCTGCGTCCGTCCAACACCGAGCCGCTGCTGCGGCTGAACGTGGAAGCCCCCGACGAGAAGACCCTGGCCGAGCTGCGGGACGCCGTGCTGGCCCTGGTGCGAGCCTAAGGAGATGGCGATGAACCTCGACCCGACGCTGCTGGAGATCCTGGCCTGCCCCGACGACCACGCGCCGCTGGAGGTGCACGAGGAGACCAACGAGCTCTGGTGCACCCAGTGCGACCGGGCCTACCCGGTGCAGGACGACATCCCGGTCCTGCTGCTGGATGAGGCCCGGCGCCGGGGCGTGCCCGCACCGTGAACTGCCCCGCTGCGCAGGACGTCTGAGGTTTCATGAGCATCGCACTGGACGAGTCGCTCCTGGACGACGAGCGCCGGCTGGCCGAGGCCGACCGCGGCGGGTTGCTGCGGTCGGTCGCGACCGCCGGCGCCCAGGTCCGGGAGAGCCTGGCGCTGGCCGCCGAGGCCGAGGTCCCGGCCGTGCTGGCCGGCCTCCGGCCGCGGGCCGTGCTGGTCACGGCCGACCCCGGCGCCGACGACGTCGCGGTCATGCTGGCGGCGCTCGCCGACCGGCCGGACTCGGTCGCGCCGATGGTGCGCCAGGACGGCCCGGTGCTGCCGGTCTGGGCCGGTCCGGTGGACGTCCTGCTCGCGGTCAGCGCCTCGGCGACCGCGGCCGCGCCGCCCTCGCTGGTCGAGGCGGCGGCCCGGCGCGGGCTGACCGTGTTCGGCACCGGCCCGGCCGACTCGCTGCTGCACGAGGCCTGCGGCCGCAACCGGGCGGCGTACGTGCCGCTCCCGGGCGGGCGGCACCCGCGGGCCGCGCTCTGGGCCCCGCTGGTCCCGCTGCTGCTGGCCGCGGGCGAGCTCGGCGTGGTCCCGAACCCCGGGCCGGACCTGCGCGGCTGCGCCGACCTGCTCGACGCGCTGGCCGAGCGCTGCCGACCCGGCTCGGAGACGTACGGGAACCCGGCCAAGTCGCTGGCCCTGGACCTGGCCGAGTCGGTGCCGGTGGTGATCGGCAGCACCCCGCCCGGGGGCGCGGCCGCCCGCCGGCTCGCCGGTCTGCTGGCCGCGGCCGGCCGACCCGCGGTCTGGGGCGCCCTGCCGGTCGGGCCGCAGCGGCTGGCCGGCCTGGTCACCGCGCCGGCCGACGCCGGCCCGGACGACGACCTGTTCCGGGACCGGGTCGACGACCCGGGCCTGGTCCGGTCCCGGCTGGTGCTGGTTCGGGCGGGCGACGAGCCCGAGCAGGTCCGGGCCCAGGTCGACGAGCTGGTCGCGGACTGCGGCCGGCGCGGCGTCCCGGTCACCGAGGTGATGGCCGAGGACGCGGCCGGCCCTGTCGGCCGGCTCGCCTCGGTCGTGGCCCTGCTCGACTTCACCGCGGCGTACGTCGGGATCGCCTCCGGCACGACAGAGGAGAGTCCGTGAGCGCTGAAGGCGGCACCAGGGCGATCATCGCGGCGCTGGGGGCGAACCTCGGCATCGCCGTCGCGAAGTTCGTGGGCTTCCTGCTCACCGGCTCGTCGTCGATGCTGGCCGAGTCGGCCCACTCGGTCGCCGACTCGGGCAACCAGGGCCTGCTGCTGATCGGCGGCAAGCGGGCCCGGCGGCAGGCGACCGAGAACCACCCGTTCGGCTTCGGCCGCGACCGATACTTCTACGCGTTCGTGGTCGCCCTGGTCCTGTTCACCCTCGGCTCGCTGTTCTCCCTGTACGAGGGCTACCACAAGCTGCGCGACCACGGCGCCGAGCTGGACCGCCCGCTGATCGCGGTGATCATCCTGCTGGTCGCGATCGGCCTGGAGGGCTTCTCGCTGCGCACCGCGGTGCACGAGTCCAACGAGATCCGGGACACGTCGAGCTGGTTCCAGTTCATCCGCCGGGCCAAGGCGCCGGAGCTGCCGGTCGTGCTGCTGGAGGACACCGCGGCGCTGCTCGGCCTGGTCTTCGCGCTGGCCGGCGTCGGGCTGTCCTGGGCCACCGGCGACGTCGTCTGGGACGCCTGGGGCACGATCATGATCGGGCTGCTGCTCGGCGTCATCGCGATCATCCTCATCATCGAGACCAAGAGCCTGCTCATCGGCGAGGGCGCGTCCCCGCAGACGCTGGACGCGATCGTCGCGGCGCTGGTCGGGCCGGGTGTGGACCGGGTCATCCACCTGCGCACCCAGTACCTCGGGCCGGACGAGCTGCTCGTCGCGGCCAAGATCGCGGTGCCCCGCACGACCGTGATCGAGCGGGTCGCCACCGCCATCGACGACGCGGAGCGGCGTGTCCGCCAGGCGGTCCCGGAGGCCCGGCTGATCTACTTGGAGCCCGACCTGGAACGCCCGGCCGGCCGCCGGGCGGTCGGCGCCGACCCCGACACGCCGGAGTTCGAGCACTCGCCGTGAACAGCCCGGTACGGCCCGAAATGGGTAATGTCGGTAAGGGCGGTCGGGTAGGGTCGTCCGCCGTGCGGACGACACCAGTCGACGCCCGGACCGCGGACCTGCTGGACAACCCGGTTCGGCCGTACGCGTGGGGTTCGACCACCGAGATCCCCCGCCTGCTCGGCGTCCCGCCGACCGGCCGGCCGCAGGCCGAGCTCTGGATGGGTGCGCACCCCGCGACGCCGTCGCTGCTGCGCTCCGGCGGCTCGCTGACCAAGCGGATCGAGGCCGACCCGACCGGGATGCTCTCGGCCCCGGTGGTGCGCCGGTTCGGCGCCCGGCTGCCGTTCCTCATGAAGATCATCGCGGCCGAGCGCCCGCTCTCGCTGCAGGCCCACCCGAACCTCGACCAGGCCAAGGCCGGGTACGCCGACGAGCAGCAGCGCCGCGTCCCGCTCGACTCCCCCGAGCGCAGCTACGTCGACCCCAACCACAAGCCGGAGCTGCTCTGCGCGCTGACGTCGTTCGAGGCGCTGTGCGGCTTCCGCGCGCTGCCGGACACGATGCGGCTGCTCT
Above is a window of Mycobacteriales bacterium DNA encoding:
- a CDS encoding Trm112 family protein, producing MNLDPTLLEILACPDDHAPLEVHEETNELWCTQCDRAYPVQDDIPVLLLDEARRRGVPAP
- a CDS encoding phosphomannomutase/phosphoglucomutase; translated protein: MRDLSSLVKAYDVRGTVPDQLDEQVARAFGAAFVRVTGAPRIVLAHDMRDSSVPLSAAFADGATSQGADVVDAGLGSTDLLYFASGSLDLPGAMFTASHNPARYNGIKMCRAGAKPVGQDTGLREIRALAEQDLPPVGPPGRVEERDLLPAYAAYLRGLVDLSGIRPLTVVVDAGNGMAGYTAPAVLTAPLAVVPLYFELDGTFPNHEANPLEPANLRDLQAKVVEVGADLGLAFDGDADRCFVVDERGVPVSPSAVTALVAVRALADHPGGTIIHNLITSRAVPEIIREHGGVPVRTRVGHSFIKQQMAENDAVFGGEHSAHYYFQDFWRADTGMLAALHVLAALGTADVPLSTLASAYERYVASGEINSTVTDAPGRTAAVEEAYGKRDGVSVDHLDGLTVSLPDGSWFNLRPSNTEPLLRLNVEAPDEKTLAELRDAVLALVRA
- a CDS encoding SIS domain-containing protein → MSIALDESLLDDERRLAEADRGGLLRSVATAGAQVRESLALAAEAEVPAVLAGLRPRAVLVTADPGADDVAVMLAALADRPDSVAPMVRQDGPVLPVWAGPVDVLLAVSASATAAAPPSLVEAAARRGLTVFGTGPADSLLHEACGRNRAAYVPLPGGRHPRAALWAPLVPLLLAAGELGVVPNPGPDLRGCADLLDALAERCRPGSETYGNPAKSLALDLAESVPVVIGSTPPGGAAARRLAGLLAAAGRPAVWGALPVGPQRLAGLVTAPADAGPDDDLFRDRVDDPGLVRSRLVLVRAGDEPEQVRAQVDELVADCGRRGVPVTEVMAEDAAGPVGRLASVVALLDFTAAYVGIASGTTEESP
- a CDS encoding cation diffusion facilitator family transporter; the protein is MSAEGGTRAIIAALGANLGIAVAKFVGFLLTGSSSMLAESAHSVADSGNQGLLLIGGKRARRQATENHPFGFGRDRYFYAFVVALVLFTLGSLFSLYEGYHKLRDHGAELDRPLIAVIILLVAIGLEGFSLRTAVHESNEIRDTSSWFQFIRRAKAPELPVVLLEDTAALLGLVFALAGVGLSWATGDVVWDAWGTIMIGLLLGVIAIILIIETKSLLIGEGASPQTLDAIVAALVGPGVDRVIHLRTQYLGPDELLVAAKIAVPRTTVIERVATAIDDAERRVRQAVPEARLIYLEPDLERPAGRRAVGADPDTPEFEHSP